In Mycteria americana isolate JAX WOST 10 ecotype Jacksonville Zoo and Gardens chromosome 5, USCA_MyAme_1.0, whole genome shotgun sequence, one DNA window encodes the following:
- the ISCA2 gene encoding iron-sulfur cluster assembly 2 homolog, mitochondrial: MAALGSLRRWWRSALGGWTSWCPAPLCPGRALPRPPPGPACAVGPPLRWAASFSQPGPTASNPSEGQVFLSESCVKRLLEITEGSEFLRLQVEGGGCSGFQYKFSLDTVINPDDRVFEQGGARVVVDVDSLAFVKGSMVDFSQELIRSSFQVVSNPQAEKGCSCGTSFSVKF, translated from the exons ATGGCGGCCCTGGGGTCGCTGAGGCGCTGGTGGAGGTCGGCGCTGGGAGGCTGGACGAG CTGGTGTCCCGCGCCGCTGTGCCCAGGACGAGCGCTGCCGAGGCCCCCCCCGGGTCCTGCCTGTGCAGTTGGTCCCCCTCTGCGGTGGGCAGCGTCCTTCTCCCAGCCGGGCCCGACGGCGAGCAACCCCAGCGAGGGACAGGTCTTCCTCAGCGAGAGCTGCGTGAAG aggctgctggagatTACAGAAGGCTCAGAGTTTCTCAGGCTGCAGGTGGAAGGAGGTGGCTGCTCTGGATTCCAGTACAAGTTTTCCTTGGACACAGTTATCAATCCTGATGACAG ggTGTTTGAACAAGGTGGTGCCCGTGTGGTCGTGGATGTGGACAGCCTGGCCTTCGTGAAAGGTTCCATGGTGGACTTCAGCCAGGAGCTGATTCGCAGCTCCTTCCAGGTGGTGAGCAACCCGCAGGCAGAGAAGGGCTGCTCATGTGGGACTTCCTTCTCTGTCAAATTCTGA